The region AACACCTTGAAGGTCTAAAGGCCGGAGATAAGGTTGAGTTTGAAATTCTTCGCGAAGGGGCGAAGATCACATTTACCAAATTTACAAAGGTCGGCGAGGTCGCAATCTTGGATGGTGCAGAAATCTACAAAACAAACTGCGCCGAATGCCACGGCTCAATCGGCGAAGGTGCAGAGAAAGGTATTCCGCTGACCTCCGGCCACGCTCTAAATCATTCGGAAAACGAATACACCGAGCAAGTGAAAAATGGCGACGGCAAGAAAATGCCTGCCTTCAAGGAAAGGTTATCTGAGGTCCAAATTTCAGGAGTCGTGAAATTTGTGCGGGAGGAAATTCAGCGCGGAGCTGAAGTTAAGAAAGATCATCGGCATCATCATTAACAAAAATTGATTTGTTTAGCTGTATGCGGAATTAACAGGAAGATAGTATGTCAGATTTAGACGTTTCAAAACCTAACGATTTTTACCGGTCAGTCTGGCGATGGCATTTTTACGCGGGGCTGTTTGCGATTCCGTTTATGATCATGCTCTCGGTAACCGGGATCATTTATCTGTTTAAGCCACAGTTGGATGCCGTTATGTATCGGGATCTGATGTTCGTATCCCCCAAAGCTCAAACAGCGACTGCGGATGAACAATTAAGTGCAGTCCGAGCGGCGTATTCCGATGCAACGATTAAAGCCTTTACTCCATCTCCAGCGGCTGATCGAAGCTCAAAATTCGACATCACGGCGAACGATAAACGGAATCTTTTTGTTTTTGTCGATCCGCATGATGCACACGTGCTCGGCAGTTACGATGCCGACCGAAATCTTCAGAATTATGCGCTTCTGCTGCACGGTGAATTAATGATCGGACGTGTCGGCGATACGCTGATCGAGCTTG is a window of Chloracidobacterium sp. DNA encoding:
- a CDS encoding copper-binding protein, which gives rise to MKNQIMTITLLILLSVFIMATCSKASQNKVVPTTETQTYRSVGVVKSVDFDSGKVKVDHEDIPGYMSRMEMNEPVADKKHLEGLKAGDKVEFEILREGAKITFTKFTKVGEVAILDGAEIYKTNCAECHGSIGEGAEKGIPLTSGHALNHSENEYTEQVKNGDGKKMPAFKERLSEVQISGVVKFVREEIQRGAEVKKDHRHHH